The Paenibacillus sp. BIC5C1 DNA segment TGTTTCCTGTTATCTCTGCGGGTGTTAAGAGGAGTTAACTCCACAGGCAACGCCAAAGCAGAAATGTAAGCCTGATTTGAATAAGAATGCGTGAGTGAACCAATACAAAAAGCCAGTCGGCTTACACATGAACTGGTATTATCCCCTTTAAGTAGACACTTAAAAAAACCTTCATGTTATCATGAGGGTTCAAGTGACACTTGGAGGGGATATTTTTATGGCCAAAAAAGGACAAACATTTCAGACGTATACCGAAGAGTTTAAATTGAATGCAGTTAGATCCTATGTCGAAGGTTCTTCAAGTTACAAAGTGGTCGCTGATCGCGAAGGAATTCGAAACTGTTCACAACTGAAGGTGTGGGTAAAAAAATGGAAAAATGGGGAAGTGTTTGATGAGCGAAAAAACAATGTTCCGAATCCAATGAAAGGACGTCCTCGTACTGCCTTTAGCAGTGTAGAAGAAGAACGGGATTACCTTCAAGCACAGGTGGATTATTTAAAAAAGCGGTATCCAAATCTAGTAAAGGAGAAGCGCTGAGCCAACGGGAGAACTACGATATCATAGACGAATTGCGCTGCTCGCATGGCATTACACGCCTATTATCGATTACAGGAATACCCCGTTCCAGTTACTACAAATGGCGAGCAACACAGCCGCAGCGAGACGCAAGACAAGACCGTGAGCGTGAGATCAAAGAACACATGATGGCTATTCATTTTGCAAACCGAGAGTTTGGTTATCCTCGCATGACAACGGCGTTGTGGGAGGCTGGTCTGAACGTTAATCACAAGAAAGTATGGCGAATCATGCGGGAACTATCGATCCAATCGGTAATTCGTAAGAAGCGGAAGAAGTCCAGCTATACGCCATCTGTGATTTATCCGAATCGCCTGAAGCGCCAGTTTCATGCGACAGCACCCCAGCAAAAAATGGTGACGGATATTACCTATATTCCGAATGGAAGTACATTTGTTTACCTGTCCGTGATTCAAGACCTGTTCAACAATGAGATTGTAGCTTGGCAGTTGTCTAAACGGAACGATGTTCAGCTCGTATTGGATACGGTGGAACAATGGACACAAAAAAGAGACGTTTCAGAAGCCGTGCTCCATTCGGATCAGGGCTTCCAATACACGTCTCAGGCGTACAACACACGATTAGAAGCATTCGGCGTGAAGGGCAGCCACTCTCGCAAAGCAACCTGCCTAGATAACGCATGCATCGAATCCTTCTTTTCGCATCTCAAGACAGAGAAGCTGTACCTTAACCAGTGTAATTCAGAAGTAGAGATTCGACAAGCCGTGGAAGATTATATGTACAATTACAACTACCGACGCTTTCAAGCCAAACTCAAACAGCGCGCACCGATTGAATATCGATGCGCACTGGCAGCATAGCTTTTTTTATCTGTCTACTTGACAGGGGTAAGACCAAACCATGTGTAGCCGACTGGCTTTTTATTTTACCGTATTAACGGACTTCTCCATTGGTTTCAATCAGTTTTTGATACCAGTGGAAGCTCTGTTTTCGGATACGTCTTAATTCCTTGATATCGAATTCTTCCCGATCCACGTAGATGAATCCATAACGTTTGCTTGATCCCTGATGTGTGCTGACCAGATCAATCGCAGACCAAGGGCAGAAGCCGAATACATCTACACCGTCTGTAATAGCCAGTTGGATCTGTTCGATATGTTTATTGAAAAACTCGATGCGGTAAGGGTCGTTGACCACGTCGCCTTCCTCCAGTTTATCAAATGCACCCAGACCATTCTCGGTAACGATCAATGGCAGATGATAACGGGAGTAAATCTGACGCAGGGTAGAGCGGAAGCCGACCGGATCAATTTCCCAACCAAATTCAGTTTTTTGCAGATTTGGATTTACAGATCCTCTATATGCGCCTGGTTCACCTACGATTTCGTGCTGATCTCCTGTATGTGAGAAGTCATTACCATCGTTTAGACTTTCACCAACGGTTTGGGAAGTATAGTAGTTAAACGCAATAAAGTCAGGGTTTCCTTGAGCCAGGATATCCATGTCTCCATCTTCAATGACAGGGGTATATCCTTTTTCTTCGAGATAACTCCAGGCAACATGATTGTAGCGTCCATATACCGCCATATCGAGATAGAGCCAGTTGCGAATGGCAGCATAGTTATCAGCAGCGAGCGTATCTTCCGGTTTGGAGCTCGCAGGGTAGATAACACCGATATTGGGAGCTGGGCCGATTTTGGCTTCAGGCAGCATCTCATGACACAGGACCATGGCTTTGGCTTGAGCGACCAGCATGTGGTGATTTTGCTGATACAGTGTTTTTTGTGGATCAACAAGCGTTGTATCCAGTGTACCCAGCGAGCCAGGATGCAGGATCAGCATATTTTGTTCATTGATGGTCAGCCAATATTTAACCCGGTCACCGTAGTTCTCATAAAGAGTTTTGGCATATTGTTCAAAGGCATCTATCGTTGCGCGGTTGGACCAGCCGCCTTTTTCTTCAAGCGCATAAGGAAGATCAAAGTGATACATGGTCACAATGGGTTCAATACCGTATTTAATTAACTCATTAATGAGAGAATCGTAAAATGCCAGTCCCTTTGGATTTACTTCACCAGCGCCTTGCGGATAGATGCGAGTCCAGGCGATGGAGAAGCGGTAGGCTTTGAAGCCCATTTCGGCCATCAGGGCCACATCTTCTTTGTACATATGATAGTGATCACTGGTTACCTTGAAGTCGGTTACGCCTTCCACATGATTGCCCATGTCGATGACAGAAGGGCCTTTGCCATCTTCATTCCAGGCTCCCTCAATTTGATAGGCAGAGGTTGAACCTCCCCAGAAGAAATCTTTAGGAAATGGTTTCAGTTGAGTATGTTTCATGGTTAGTTCCTCCTAAGTTGAATTCGTATAATATAAGTTGGGTCAGACAACGAGAGTCAGTAGGACATCATTTTTCTGTACCTGCTCTTGATTCGTTTCGAACACATCCACTTCTTGCTGCGTTAGGGTAACGATGACAGGGGTTACGGTTTCGTATCCTGCTTCCTTGATCTTATCGATGTCAAACTGGATCAACAGATCGCCCTGTCTAACGATATCGCCTTCCTGAACGACAGGATTAAAATGTTTTCCCTTCAGCGCCACCGTGTTAATACCAATGTGAATCAAAATCTCGGTACCTGTGTTGGTCGTTAAACCAATGGCATGTCCAGTTGGGAAGAGCGAAGTTATAACACCATCCACCGGAGCGACGACTTCACCAATCTCAGGAACAATCGCTAATCCTTTGCCCATGGCACCTGTTGAGAAAGCAGGGTCATTAATAGTGCTCAAGGCGACAGCTTTACCTGTAAGAGGACTGTAAATTTGCTCCTTTTTGATTTCAGTTGTTTTTGCCTCAGGTAGGACAGAAAGTTCTTCCGGTGTGCTTTCAGTCGATGTATTGGAGACAGGTTCATTTGTTTCGGAGGTTGTGTCTTTGGTTTTGCTTTCATATCCGAACATCACGGTCAATACCGCTGCTACCGCAAAGGAGCAGGCAATCGCAATCACATAGACAACCGTTGGTGTATACACAGGAATGGCAAATATATTATGGAACACATAAGCAGTCATTTTAACGCCAAAGTGACCATTAATCGCACCGCCGATCGCACCTGCAATGAC contains these protein-coding regions:
- a CDS encoding transposase, which encodes MAKKGQTFQTYTEEFKLNAVRSYVEGSSSYKVVADREGIRNCSQLKVWVKKWKNGEVFDERKNNVPNPMKGRPRTAFSSVEEERDYLQAQVDYLKKRYPNLVKEKR
- a CDS encoding IS3 family transposase — encoded protein: MDELRCSHGITRLLSITGIPRSSYYKWRATQPQRDARQDREREIKEHMMAIHFANREFGYPRMTTALWEAGLNVNHKKVWRIMRELSIQSVIRKKRKKSSYTPSVIYPNRLKRQFHATAPQQKMVTDITYIPNGSTFVYLSVIQDLFNNEIVAWQLSKRNDVQLVLDTVEQWTQKRDVSEAVLHSDQGFQYTSQAYNTRLEAFGVKGSHSRKATCLDNACIESFFSHLKTEKLYLNQCNSEVEIRQAVEDYMYNYNYRRFQAKLKQRAPIEYRCALAA
- a CDS encoding glycoside hydrolase family 1 protein, with amino-acid sequence MKHTQLKPFPKDFFWGGSTSAYQIEGAWNEDGKGPSVIDMGNHVEGVTDFKVTSDHYHMYKEDVALMAEMGFKAYRFSIAWTRIYPQGAGEVNPKGLAFYDSLINELIKYGIEPIVTMYHFDLPYALEEKGGWSNRATIDAFEQYAKTLYENYGDRVKYWLTINEQNMLILHPGSLGTLDTTLVDPQKTLYQQNHHMLVAQAKAMVLCHEMLPEAKIGPAPNIGVIYPASSKPEDTLAADNYAAIRNWLYLDMAVYGRYNHVAWSYLEEKGYTPVIEDGDMDILAQGNPDFIAFNYYTSQTVGESLNDGNDFSHTGDQHEIVGEPGAYRGSVNPNLQKTEFGWEIDPVGFRSTLRQIYSRYHLPLIVTENGLGAFDKLEEGDVVNDPYRIEFFNKHIEQIQLAITDGVDVFGFCPWSAIDLVSTHQGSSKRYGFIYVDREEFDIKELRRIRKQSFHWYQKLIETNGEVR